The region CGTGCTCGGCGCGCAGACCATCCAAAGTGGACACCACGGTGTCCAGCAGGGCGGCCTTGCGCTCGCGGTAGGACATCGCGGTCACCTCGCCGCTGACGTGCCCGAGCACGACCACCTGCGACCTGCGGTCGCTGCCCGGCTTGAGCAGCACCGGGTTGAAGCGCACCGACGGCTCCAGACCGCACGCCGCGGCCTGCACCGCCTGCGCCCGTCCGATCTCACCGCCGTCCGGCGTCACCACCGAGTTGTTCGACATGTTCTGCGCCTTGAACGGCGCCACGCGGGCTCCGGTGCGGGCCAGCCACCGGCAGACACCGGCCGCGACCACGCTCTTGCCGGCATCCGACGTCGTCCCGGCGATCAGCAGCGCGTTCACAACAACCTTCCTACCCCACCGCGCCACCCGCTCCGCCAGTCGGTGGTGAACCCCTGCGGAACCAAGTCGCGGACTCCTGCGTCCCAATGTCCGAAATCAACTAACCTGCTCCGACGAACGCGCACCGTACGGAACCGAGGAGACCCATGCACCCCGACGACTGGCTGTCCCAGTACAGCGCCAAGCTCCAGCAGGTGAAGGAGGACACCGACCGCGCCCGCGACCAGCTCAGCGAGGTCGGCGGATCGGCGACGTCGCAGGACGGCCAGGTCACCGTGCGTGTCAACAGCAGCGGCGTGCTGGAGGACATCCAGTTCGGCCGCGACTTCCAGCACCCCCAGCCGGACAAGCTGCGCGCTTCGATCATGGAATGCGTCCGCAGGGCCCAGCGCGAGGCGGCCGGCCAGATGATGGACGTGATGCAGCGGTTCGTCGGCGAAGGCGACGCGCTGGAGTTCGTCAAGAGCAACCTGCCGCACGGCTACGCCGGCGACGGCACCGACGAGGACGCCGCTCCCGGCGGCCGCGGCGGCAACGAGATCGACGACGACTTCGACGACAACTCCGGCGGGAGGTACCTGCGGTGAGCGACGACGGGTTCCGGGCGGACGTACCGACGATCAAGGAACACGCGGGCAAGGTGCAGGGCTTCGCCAACCGCGTCAAGACGGCGCACGGCGCGGCGCAGACGTCCATGGACAGCAACGCGTTCGGCATCTTCGGCCAGTTCCTGGCCACGCAGTGCATCGCCCAGGGCGAGATGACCAAGTCCGCCATCGAGACGGGCGCCAAGGCGATGGAATCGATCAAGAAGGCGTTGGACCAGACCGCCTCCGACTACGAGGCGACCGACCAGGAGAGCAGCGCCATCATCAAGGAGGTTGAGCGTGGCTTCGGAAAGTGACCTGGTCGTCACCGCCGACGAGACGTCGAAGGAGTCGGAGCAGAAGGGCACCGCGAATCCCGCCAGCGGCGCGGGTGGCGTGGAGAACGTCATCGGCACGGCACAGGCGATCCAGAACGGTGACTGGGACTCCGCGGGTCTCAACGCGCTGGGCGTCGGCGTCGACGCGGTCGGTCTCGTCGCCGACCCGCTGGGCACGCTGGCGAGCTGGGGCGTGGGCTGGCTGATCGAGAACGTCTCGTTCCTGCGCGAGCCCTTCGACGCGCTGATGGGCAACCCCGACGCCATCGGCGGCATGGCCAGCACCTGGGAGAACATCGGCAAGGAGCTGAAGGCGGTCTCCCAGGAGTACGGCCAGGCCGCGCAGGGCACGACGGAGTGGGAAGGCAGGTCCGGCGACGCCTACCGCAAGCTCGGCGCCGACACGGCCAAGACGGTCGACGCGCTCGGTGAGGCCTGCAACGGCATGAAGGCGGCCGTCGACGGCGCGGGCGTCGTGGTCGGCGCGGTGCGCGGCATCGTCCGCGACCTCATCGCCGGAGCCATCGGCGAGATCATCGGGGCGGTGCTCAAGTGGGGCATCGCCGCGGTGTGCACCGCCGGGATCGCCGCGGGCGGTCTCATCGCCGACGCGATCCGCATCGCGCTGAAGTGGGCGGACAAGATCTCGGAGTGGATGAACAAGCTCGCCGACGTCCTGAAGAACCTTTCCAAGCACCTGGACAAGCTCGGCTCGGCCGGGAAGTCGCTGCGGACGAAGGTGGACGACTTCTTCAGCGGTCTGGCCAACCCGCCCAGCGGCAACCTGGTCAATGTACGTCAGCAGCCCGCGCTGAACGGCGCGAAGCTCGACGAGATCGGAACCGGAGCGGCCACCGAGGGCGCGAGCAGGTTCCGCAACGCCATGGACGGCCTCAAGGCGGGTGGCGCGGAGTACAAGCCGTTCGCCAAGGGCGACATCTGGGGCCCGCAGCTGGACATGGGGCCGGACGGCGGCCGGGCGAAGACGACCTACGAGGTGGCCAAGGGAGCCGCGGCGCTTGACGACGGCAAGGACCTCGCCGCGGAGAACCAACAAGAGCAGAAGTAGGCGGCAACCGTGTGGAATTCGGACAACATCGCGATCCGGCTGGCCAAGATGCTCGGCGGGTTCGTGGTCGTGGCGGTGCTGGTCATGCTCTGGCCCACCATCGTCTACTCCTTCCCGGAGAAGAAGGACAACCCCAACGGCACCGCGCTGGTGCGGTCCTGCGAGGACACCGGCCCGGTCACCCGGCGCGGCTTCGGGCACAACTGGAGCTGCGTGGCCGACATCCGGGACGACAAGACCGGTGACACCTGGACCGCGACGGTGGACATGAACTTTTTCACGCCTGCCGAGGTCGGGAAGCAGAAGCGGCTTGTGTGGGGCTACGGCGGCAGCCGGACCAGCACCAACAAGGAGAAGCGGACCTACACGCGGGCCGAGGACGGCTACTCGAACGGGACCGTCACGCTCGTCCTCGTCGTCACCACCGGCCTGGTCGGCATCCCCGCGCTGTGGATGTTCTCCAAGTCCGTCGTCTGGTCGTTCAGCCAGGCCGAGCAGCGGAAGTTCTGGGAGAAGATCCACGGCTCGCCCGAGGAGCGGGCCGCGAAGAAGAAAAAGGACCAGGAGTTCTGGGACCAGATGCGCCGCAACCGGGAGCAGCGCAAGCAGGCCCGGCAGCAGCGCGGGGGCTGAACGGCCTCAGCGCAGCAGGTCCGGGCGGTACTTCGAGATCGCCTGGGCGAGCCGCCGAACGGTGGCTCGCCCGGGCAGGTCGACGGTGCAGAGGCCGCTGTCGGTGGTCTTGACGAGCTTGGCGTGGCACTGCGCGAAGTTCGCATCGCCCGGATGCAGCTCCAGCGCGGCGGGGAGGCTGTCGGCCTTCGGGTCGTCCTTCGGCTTGGGCCGCGGCTCGCGGGCGCGGACCGCGCGCAGCTCCGTCCACGCGATGAGGTCGGTCTCGTTCCAGCTGCTGAACCACATGCCGCGCTCGTCGACGTGCACGCGGTGCGTGCGCGAGAGCACGAACAGCGACCCGGCGAGGAACAGCAGCGCGATCGGGCCGACCAGGATGATCATCACCCACGGCACGAACGGGTTGAACTCGCGTGCCGCCTGCCCCGGCGTGAGCAGGTAGAACACGAAGATCCCGGCGAAGGCCAGCAGGCCGAGCGCCCCGGCGAGCATGCCCCAGCCGTACCGGTACCGGACGACCGTCGCGTTCTTGCCGGGTGCCAGGCCGCTGTGCGTCGACACGGGCGTCAGGGCAGGGTGAGGATCTCGTTGCCGTCCTCGGTGATGAGGATGGTGTGCTCGAACTGCGCCGTCCAGCTCTTGTCCTTGGTGGTCACCGTCCAGCCATCGCTCCACATGTCGTACTCGTGGGTGCCGAGGGTGATCATCGGCTCGATGGTGAAGGTCATGCCGGGCTCGAGCACGGTCTGCACCGACGGCTCGTCGTAGTGCAGGACGACCAGGCCGCTGTGGAACGCGCGGCCGATGCCGTGCCCGGTGAAGTCGCGGACCACGCCGTAGCCGAAGCGCTTGGCGTAGGACTCGATGACCCGGCCGATCACGTTGAGCTGCCGCCCGGGCTTGGCGGCCTTGATCGCGCGCATCGTCGCCTCGCGGGTGCGCTCGACCAGCAGCCGCACCTCCTCCGAGACGTCACCGGCGAGGAAGGTCGCGTTGGTGTCGCCGTGCACGCCGCCGACGTAGCCGGTGACGTCGACGTTGACGATGTCGCCGTCCTCGATCACCGTCGAGTCCGGGATGCCGTGGCAGATGACCTCGTTCAGCGAGGTGCAGCAGGACTTCGGGAACCCCCGGTAGCCCAGCGTCGACGGGTACACGCCGTGGTCGACGAAGAACTCGTGCACGACCGCGTCGATGTGGTCGGTGGTGACGCCGGGGCGCACCGCCTCGCCCGCGGCCACCAGGGCCTGCGCGGCCAGCTTGCCCGCCACCCGCATCGCCTCGACGACCTCGGGCGGCTGGACGTAGGGCTCGGTGTTGCGCTTGGGAGCCGCCTTGCCGACGTACTCGGGACGCTCGATGGTCGTGGGGACCTGTCGGTGTGGCGTCTGCACACCTGGTTCAAGGGGGGCTCTTACCGGCATGTCCTCACTCTAAAACGTCGCCTGCCGACCCGGTCGCGCACCGGTCCGCAGCCCGCTGCACCGCATGACGAATCCCACACTCCGGCGTGGTGGGCGTCACGGCGCGGCGGACAGGAACCGCTTGGCCGCCTCGACCGCGGGCCCTGAGGCCCCGGCGTCGGTGACCAGCACCGCGAACGCCAGGTCGCCCCGGTAGCCGACGAACCAGCCGTGCGAGTGCGTGCCGTCGCCGAACTGCGCGGTACCGGTCTTGCCCAGGACTTCCCCGGACCCTCCCAGGGCGGTCGCGGTACCCGACGTGACGACCTCGCGCATCATCGGCCGGAGCTGGTCGAGGGTGCGCTGGGAGAGCGGCTGCGGCATCGCGTCGACCTTGGTCTGGGTGCCCTGCACCAGCGTCGGGACCGGCATCGAGCCGTTGGCCACCGTCGCCGCGGCCAGCGCCATGCCGAACGGGCTCGCGAGCACCTTGCCCTGCCCGATGCCGTTCTCGGCGCGCTGCACGGTCGCCTCGGCCTCCGGGGCGGCACCGGTGATCGTGGTGGCACCGGTCATCTCGAAGTCCACCCCGACGCCCAGGCGCTTGGCCGCGTCGGTCAGCGCTCCCTTGCGCTGGTCGACCGAGAGCTGCGCGAACGTCGTGTTGCAGGACTTCGCGAAGGCCGTCCGCAGCGGGACGGTGCCGAGGTCGAACTCCTTGTCGTTGGGGATGACCCGGCCGTCGAACGGCTTCTTGGCCGGGCACTGCACCGGGGTGTCGATGCCGACCCCGCCCGACTCCAGCGCGGCCGACGCGGTGGCGATCTTGAAGGTGGAGCCGGGCGGGTACTGGCCGGTCAGCGCGACCGCGCCCTGCGCGTCGGCGGGGGCGTTCTGCGCCACCGCGAGCACCTCACCGCTGGAGGGGCGCAGCGCGACCATCATCGCCGCCTGGGGCACCGGGTCCACGGCTCCTTCCGCGGCCCGTTGCACCCGGTCGCTGAGCGTGGAGTGCACCGCGGGCACCGGGCGCGCCGGGACGTCGTGCAGCGTCCGCACCACGGCGCCGTTGAAGTCGTTGCGGGTGACCACGCGCCAGCCGGTACCGGCCTGGATCTGGTCGTCCACCGTCCTGGCCAACCCGCCCAGCACCTGCGAACCGTAGCCGCGCTCGGCCGTGACCAGCTTCTCCTGCGCCGGGAACCGGACGCCCGGCAGGTCGTAGACAGCGGACCTGACGCGCTCGTAGTCGGCCTGCCGCAGCGTCACCACCGCGTAGGGCTGACCGGCAGGCGTCTTCGCCACACCGTCCATGATCGACTGCTGGGTGATCGCGGGCTCGACGCTGCTCAGCGCGGCCGCCAGCCTGCCCGCGACGCCGGGCACGTCCCCGGCCTCCTGCGGGTTCAGACTCACCGTCACGAGCTGCTCGGGGCCCATGAGCTGCACCCCGTCGCGGTCGAGCACCGGACCCGGGTCGGGCCGCTGCTCCTGGACGGCCAGCGTCTGCTGGGTGCCTAGGTCGGGGTGGATCACCGACGGGGCCCAGCGCACCTTCCAGCCCTGGTCGTCCTCGACCAGCTGCATCGACGCCGGGTAGGACCAGCTGCGGCCGTCACCGAAGTCCCAGGTCAGGTCGTAGTTCGCGGTCGCGGTGTCGGCCTCTTCGACCTTGCCCAGCTTCGCCGTGGCCGCCTTCGGAGCCAGGCCCTTGCGGTTGGCCTCCAGCACCGGCCGCGCCTGGTCGGGAGCGTTGGTGCGGGCGGCCGCCCCGGCCACGTCACCCGCGGTGTAGGCCCGCAGGAACGCCGAAGCCACGTCGCCCGCGGAAGGACCGGAGTCGAAGACCCCGCAGCCCGCGGTCGGCAGCAACAGCAGCAGCCCGGCCATCAGCCCGAAGATCCGGAAGGAACACACGCCGCGAGTATGCCGAAGATCCCCCGCCCGGGTCACCCGTGATTGGCCACCGGGCCCAGCGGCACCGCCCGGAACAGGGACGATGCCGCACGGGGTGACTTGGAACATGGCGTCCGGGACGGGGCCGATCCGAAAAGGACCGCTCGCAACGCGCCGGCGAGCCGGTCAGAGCGCTCCGGCGAGCCGGTCAGAACAGGACGGTCGCGAACGAGCCGAGCTCCTGGAACCCCACCTTGCGGTAGGCGATCCGGGCGCCGATGTTGTAGTCGTTGACGTACAGGCTCGCGGTGCGCCGGAACCCGCGCACCAGCCGGTCGGCCACCGCCGCGGTGCCCGCGGTGCCGATCCCGGTGCTGCGGCGGTCCGGATGCACCCAGACGCCCTGGATCTGGCCCACCGACCGCGACATCGCCCCGATCTCGGCCTTGAAGACGACCTGGCCGCCCTCGATGCGGGCGAAGGCCCGGCCACGGGCGATCAGCTCGGCGACCCGCGCCCGGTAGCCGGCCGCTCCCCCGTCGCTGGACGGGTCGATGCCGACCTCCTCGGTGAACATCGCGACCGCGGCGGGCAGGTAGATGTCGAGCTCGTCGGGACGGACCGGCCGGACCAGCGGGTCGGGGGCCACGCGCGGCGGCTCCGAGAGCACCATCAGCGGCTGGTCCGCGCGGACCTCGCGGGCCGGGCCCCACTGCGGCTCCAGCTCCGCCCACAGGTTGAGCACCTGCTCGGCCGGGCCGACCAGCGACGAGCACACGCGGCGGCGGCGCAGGGCGCGGTCGGCGAAGGCCCGCATGGCGTCCGGCCGCCCCCGCAGCGGGATCAGGTTCACGCCGGAGAAGCAGAGCCCGTCGAGCTTGCTGCCGTAGCCCCACAGCTCGCCGCCGAGCCGCAGCGGGTGGACACCGGCCACCTCGACCCGCGACGCGACCATGCATGCCGCGACGGGGTCGGAGTCCAGCACCGAGCGGACGCCGACCGCGTCCCGTTCCTCCAGAAGCCGGGCACCGGCGAGCTTGAGCACGCGCCAAGACTGCCAGAAATGGTGCGCACGAGGCTGTACCGCCCGGCACAGCAATCCCCATCTCGCCGCCGCACTCACCCGAAAGGAGTAGCGCGGCGCGTCGGCCGGACCGGAATTCGCGACCCGCGGACGCGACGCGCGCCGAGTACCGGGCGAAGCCCGAACGGGAACCGGTCAGCCGACGGTGACCGCGCCTGGCGGGCACGACCGTCCGGCCGGCCGGGCACGCCGCCCGCTCAGATCATCGAGGGACACCGCCCGGGTCGTCCGGGCACGCCGCTCCGGTCTGTCGGGCACATCGCCCCCTCGGCCGGGCACATAGCCCCGCTCGGCCAGGCACGCCGCTCCGGTTCGCGACCGCCGGTCAGCCGACGGTGACGACCGGGGCGCCGGCCTCGGCCTCCTCGGCGGACTCCATGCCCTCGGCGATGCGCATGGCCTCCTCGATGAGGGTCTCCACGATCTGGTGCTCGGGCACGGTCTTGATGACCTCGCCCTTGACGAAGATCTGGCCCTTGCCGTTGCCGGAGGCCACGCCGAGGTCGGCCTCGCGGGCCTCACCGGGACCGTTCACCACGCAGCCCATCACCGCCACGCGCAGCGGCACCTCCATGCCCTCCAGGCCCGCGGTGACCTCGTCGGCGAGCTTGTAGACGTCGACCTGGGCGCGGCCGCAGGACGGGCAGGAGACGATCTCCAGCTTGCGCGGGCGCAGGTTCATCGACTGCAGGATCTGCGCGCCGACCTTGATCTCCTCGACCGGCGGGGCCGACAGCGACACCCGGATGGTGTCGCCGATGCCCTGGCGCAGCAGCGCGCCGAAGGCCACCGCCGACTTGATCGTGCCCTGGAACGCGGGCCCGGCCTCGGTGACGCCCAGGTGCAGCGGGTAGTCGCACTGCTCGGCCAGGATCTCGTAGGCGCGCACCATCACGACCGGGTCGTTGTGCTTGACCGAGATCTTGATGTCGTGGAAGTCGTGCTCGGCGAACAGGCTCGCCTCCCACAGCGCCGACTCGGCCAGCGCCTCCGGGGTGGCCTTGCCGTGCTTCTTGAGCAGCCGCGGGTCCAGCGAACCGGCGTTGACGCCGATCCGGATCGGCGTGCCGTGGTCCTTGGCGGCCTGCGCGATCTCCTTGACCTGGTCGTCGAATTTGCGGATGTTGCCGGGGTTGACCCGCACGCCCGCGCAGCCCGCCTCGATCGCGGCGAAGACGTACTTGGGCTGGAAGTGGATGTCGGCGATGACCGGGATCTGCGACTTCTTGGCGATCGCGGGCAGCGCCTCGGCGTCGTCGGCGCTCGGACAGGCGACCCGGACGATGTCGCAGCCGGAGGCGGTCAGCTCGGCGATCTGCTGGAGGGTGGCGTTGATGTCCGCCGTGTTGGTCGTGGTCATGCTCTGCACCGAGATGGGGTGCTCACTGCCCACGCCGACCGGCCCAACCTTGAGTTGGCGGGTCTTGCGCCGTTCGGCCAGCACCGGGAGCGGCGCGGCGGGCATGCCCAGGTCGACGGTCATCGATTCCTCTCCACCTCTGCGCGACGATTTCGGACGTCGGCATCCACGATACCGGCGCTCTCTCACCCGCCTGGAGCCGGAAACCCCTCACCCGCATCACGGTCCGTGATCATTCACCGGCGGGACACCACACGGCAGCCTCGACGCCACACGAGCGCGTGACGCGGGCGATGACCACTTCGCTTACGCGGACACCTTTCGCGTTCGGTGCTCCGCCCGCATGGCCGCAGTTGCCACACGTGCGTGTAATCGCCCTTGCCCAGCCCCCGACGGCCCGGGCGACGGGGCACTAGAAGATCGTCACCGGATTGACGATGTCGGCCACCAGCACCAGCAGCGAGTAGGCGATGAACACCAGGCTGACGCCGTAGGCCAGCGGCATGAGCCGAGCGGTGTCGAACGGCCCCGGGTCGGGCCTGCGGAACAGCCTGGCGAACTTGCGCCGGACCGACTCCCACAGCGCCCCGGCGATGTGCCCGCCGTCCAGCGGCAGGATCGGCAGCATGTTCAGCACGAACAGCGAGAGGTTCACCCCGGCCAGCAGGTTGAACATCATCACGATCCGCGCGCCGACCGAGAACTGGTCGTAGGACAGCACCTCGCCGCCGAGCCTGCTGGCGCCGACGACGCCCACCGGCGAGTCGTCCTGGCGCTCACCGCCGAAGATCGCCGACACCAGGTCGGGCACCCGCTGCGGGAGCTCGATGACCTTCTGCACGGTCATGCCGATCATCTCGCCCATGGTGTTGACCACACCCGGGATGTCCTGCTTGACCAGCGCCGACGTCGGCGCCAGGCCGAGGAAGCCGACCCTGACCATCTGGTCGGTGTCCTTGAGGTTCGGCATCTCGTTCTGCACCAGACTCGGGTGCAGGGTCAGCCGCTGTCCGCCGCGTTCGACGACCACCGGCACCGTGCCGCTGGACTGCCTGATGGCGAGCTGGAGCTGGTCCCAGGAGGCGTACGGGCGCCCGTTGAACTCGACGATCCTGTCGCCGGCCTGGAAGCCCGCGGCGGCGGCGGGGGTCGGCGGCGCGCCTGCCGGGCACTGCCCGGTGTTCTGGGCGGTCGCGGGCAGCACGCACTCGCTGACCTTGCCGACCGTGGTGGTCGGCTCCGGGGTGCCGTAGCCCATCAGGATGCCGGAGAAGATGACCACGGCCAGGATGAGGTTCATGAACGGGCCGCCGAACATCACGATGACGCGCTTCCACGGCTTGCGCTGGTAGAACTGCCGGTGCGCGTCCTCGGGGCGGACCTCCTCGGCGACCGCCTGCCGGGCGTCCTCGATCATCGTGCGCCACGGCGAGGACGACGCCGTGCGGCCGTACTCCTCGTCCTTCTTCGGCGGGAACATCCCGATCATGCGGATGTAGCCGCCGAGCGGGATGAGCTTGAGCCCGTACTCCGTCTCGCCCTTCTTGCGGGACCAGATCGTGCGGCCGAAGCCGACCATGTACTGGGTGACCTTGACGCCGAAGAGCTTGGCCCACATCAGGTGGCCGAGTTCGTGCCAGGCGATCGACAGCAGCAGCCCGACGAAGAAGATCAGGATGCCCAGGACGACCAGCATCTACTTAGACCTCCCTGCCGCGACCAGCTCCCGGGCGCGCACCCGCGCCCACTCCTCGGCCGCGAAGACCTCGTCCACGCTCGCCGGCTCGGCCCGCCACTGGTCCGCCTCGGAGAGCACCTCACCGACAGTGTGCACGATCGATGTGAAACCGAGGTTGCCCGCGACGAAGACGGCCAGCGCCTCCTCGTTGGCGGCGTTGTAGATCGCGGGCAGGCCGCCTCCCGTGCTGCCCGCGTGCCTGGCCAGCTCCACCGCCGGGAAAGCCTCGTTGTCGACCGGCTCGAAGGTCCACGACATCGCCTCGGTGAACGACAGCGCGGGCGCCGCGCCGGGCACCCGGTTCGGCCAGTCCAGGCCGAGCGCGATCGGCAGCCGCATGTTCGGCGGGCTGGCCTGGGCCAGCGTCGAGCCGTCGGTGAAGGTCACCATCGAGTGCACGATCGACTGCGGGTGCACCACCACGTCGATGCGCTCGTAGGGGATGCCGAACAGCAGGTGCGCCTCGATCAGCTCCAGGCCCTTGTTGACCAGGGTCGCGGAGTTGATGGTCACCACGTTGCCCATCGACCAGGTGGGGTGGGCCAGGGCCTGCTCCAGGGTCACCTCGCGCAGCTCCTCGGCGCGGCGCCCGCGGAACGGCCCGCCCGACGCGGTCAGCACCAGCCGGTCGACCTCGTGGGCGCGGCCGCCGAGCAGGCACTGGGCCAGCGCGGAGTGCTCGGAGTCGACCGGGACGATCTGGCCCGGCTCGGCCGCCCGCAGGACCAGCGAGCCGCCCGCGATCAGCGACTCCTTGTTGGCCAGCGCGAGCTGGGCGCCGGAGGCCAGCGCGGCCAGCGTCGGCCGCAGGCCGCGCGAGCCGTCGACGCCGTTGAGCACCACGTCGGCCGGGGTGGTCTCGACGAGCTCGGTGGCGGCGTCGGGGCCGGCCAGCAGGCGCGGCAGCTTGAAGTCGCCCGCCGCGTAGCCGAGGCGCTGGGCCTCGGCGTAGAGCGCGAGCTGCACGTCCTCGACCGCGGTGCCCTTGGCCACTGCGACGGCGCCGACGCCGAACTCCAGGGCCTGCGCGGCCAGCGCGCCGGGGTCGCTGCCTCCCGCCGCGATCCCGGCGACGCGGAACCAGTCCGGGTTCTGCCGGATCACGTCGAGCGCCTGGGTTCCGATCGACCCGGTCGAGCCGAGCACGACCACGGTCCGTGGCTCGCCGCGCGCCGGAGGGGCCGGTGCGGCTGCGGTGTCTGGGTGCGGGTTCACGGGAGGCATCGCGGCCATTGTCCCCGAAGGGTGTAAGGGGTCGTCGCTCCTGGTGCGCGAACGACCGTCCGCGGTCACGATCGGGGTAGGCCGGTGTCGGCCTGACCGCAGGCAGGAAGGGGTTGAGCCATGGGCATCATCGGGTGGATCGTGCTCGGACTCATCGTGGGCGCCATCGCGAAGGCCATCATGCCCGGCAAGGACCCGGGTGGGATCCTCGTCACGATGCTGCTGGGGGTCGTCGGCGCGTTCTTGGGCGGTCTGATCGGCAACTTCATCTTCGGCGTCGGCATCGACCGGTTCTGGTCGCTCAGCACCTGGCTGCTGGCGATCCTGGGGTCGGTGATCGTGCTGGGCATCTACCGGGCCGTGGTCGGCCGCAAGGCCGTCGGCAAGGGCTGACGACCGGCCGCCACCGCCGGTCCCTGAGGGAGCCTCTGCGGCAGCCCGCCCAAGCTGCCGCAAGGCTCAGGCGCAGCGCACCACGGGTCCGCTCGGACGAGCGCGGCCCGGTCCGCGACCGCCCGCAGGCCAGATCGCCTGCGGGCCGCGACCCGCTGTGTGCGAGGATGGGTTTCGCGCGGACCGGTCGTCGCGCGAGCAAGGATTCCGGCCCAGGTGGCCGGTGTTGCACAGGAGGGCATTCGTGGCGAGCACCGAGCTGGAGAAGAAGCCCAGCCAGGCCATCGACCCGGCCGAGGAGCCGTCGGTCGACTGGGGCTGGCACGGAGGTTTCCCGAAGGGCACCCAGATCGCCGGCTGGTTCTCCGTCTTCGCGGTGCTGGTGATGCTCATCGGCAACCACCAGGGCATCCTCAGCGGTGGCGCGAGCTTCAAGACCGAGGACGGCTGGCTGGTCTTCATCGCCGCCGCGCTGGTCGTCGGTCTGCTGGCGGACCTGCGCCGCAAGCGCACCTCCTGGCGCCGCCGCTGAGCGCAGGAGCGCAGAGCTGAGAAGGGCCGTCCCCGCGCGGGGCGGCCCTTCGTCGCGCCCGGACCGCTCGCGGCGCGCAGGTCCCCCGGGCGCGGGCCGCCTCTCCCCTTCGTGACATCGCACACGCCGACTCACGAAGGAGAGCTCAACCCATGCGCATCGACGTCCCGGACGCCCTGGTCGCGACGCACGGCGCGGACTGGGCGGCAGCGCTGCCCGGGCTGCTCGCGGACCTGGCCGACCGCTGGGAACTTCGACCGGACGGTCAGGCCGGGCACGGGATGGCCGGGCTGGTGCTACCGGTGACCAGGGCAGGTGAACCCGCCGTGCTCAAGTTCCAGCCGGAGCACACCGCCGCCGCGGTGGCCGGCCTGCGGGCGTGGGACGGCCGCGGCGCGGTGCGCCTGCTGGACCACGACCCCGGCAGCGGCGCCCTGCTACTCGAGCGGCTGGACGCCTCCCGGCCACTGTCGGCCGTGGCCGACGACACCGCAGCCACGCGGGTCCTCGCCGGTCTGCTGGCGAGGCTGGTCGCCGCGCCCGCGCCGCCCGGCGTGCCCCGGCTGGCCGACGTCGCGTCCGCGATGCTCGACCAAGCGCCCAGCGCCGTTCCCGCACTGCACGACATCGCCGAGCGGCGGCTGCTGCGCACCTGCGCGTCCGCCGTCGCCGAGCTGGTCGACGAGCCGGGCGACCGGCTGCTGCACTGGGACCTGCACCACGACAACGTCCTCGCCGGTCAGCGCGAGCCGTGGCTGGCCATCGACCCCGAACCGCTGGCAGGCGATCCGGGGTTCGACCTGTGGCCTGCGCTGGAGGGCCGGTGGGACGCAGTGGTCGCGACCGGCGCCCCGGAGCGCGCGGTGCTGCGCCGGTTCGACCTGCTCACCGACGTGCTGGGCCTCGACCGGCGGCGCGCCGCGGGCTGGACGCTGGGTCGCGTCCTGCAGAACGCGCTGTGGGACGTCGAGGACGGCAAGCGTGCTTTGTCGCCGTCCGACGTCACCATCGCCACCGCCCTGCTGAGAGCCGTCCTCTGATCGTCTAAGCGGCGCAGCCGCTTGGCCCGATAGCCATTTGTTTCACTACTATTGAAGCATGGGGACAAGGAAAAACACGGGACAGGG is a window of Saccharopolyspora erythraea NRRL 2338 DNA encoding:
- a CDS encoding YbaB/EbfC family nucleoid-associated protein, which translates into the protein MHPDDWLSQYSAKLQQVKEDTDRARDQLSEVGGSATSQDGQVTVRVNSSGVLEDIQFGRDFQHPQPDKLRASIMECVRRAQREAAGQMMDVMQRFVGEGDALEFVKSNLPHGYAGDGTDEDAAPGGRGGNEIDDDFDDNSGGRYLR
- a CDS encoding type VII secretion target; this encodes MSDDGFRADVPTIKEHAGKVQGFANRVKTAHGAAQTSMDSNAFGIFGQFLATQCIAQGEMTKSAIETGAKAMESIKKALDQTASDYEATDQESSAIIKEVERGFGK
- a CDS encoding DUF6346 domain-containing protein, with protein sequence MWNSDNIAIRLAKMLGGFVVVAVLVMLWPTIVYSFPEKKDNPNGTALVRSCEDTGPVTRRGFGHNWSCVADIRDDKTGDTWTATVDMNFFTPAEVGKQKRLVWGYGGSRTSTNKEKRTYTRAEDGYSNGTVTLVLVVTTGLVGIPALWMFSKSVVWSFSQAEQRKFWEKIHGSPEERAAKKKKDQEFWDQMRRNREQRKQARQQRGG
- the map gene encoding type I methionyl aminopeptidase: MPVRAPLEPGVQTPHRQVPTTIERPEYVGKAAPKRNTEPYVQPPEVVEAMRVAGKLAAQALVAAGEAVRPGVTTDHIDAVVHEFFVDHGVYPSTLGYRGFPKSCCTSLNEVICHGIPDSTVIEDGDIVNVDVTGYVGGVHGDTNATFLAGDVSEEVRLLVERTREATMRAIKAAKPGRQLNVIGRVIESYAKRFGYGVVRDFTGHGIGRAFHSGLVVLHYDEPSVQTVLEPGMTFTIEPMITLGTHEYDMWSDGWTVTTKDKSWTAQFEHTILITEDGNEILTLP
- a CDS encoding penicillin-binding transpeptidase domain-containing protein, whose product is MAGLLLLLPTAGCGVFDSGPSAGDVASAFLRAYTAGDVAGAAARTNAPDQARPVLEANRKGLAPKAATAKLGKVEEADTATANYDLTWDFGDGRSWSYPASMQLVEDDQGWKVRWAPSVIHPDLGTQQTLAVQEQRPDPGPVLDRDGVQLMGPEQLVTVSLNPQEAGDVPGVAGRLAAALSSVEPAITQQSIMDGVAKTPAGQPYAVVTLRQADYERVRSAVYDLPGVRFPAQEKLVTAERGYGSQVLGGLARTVDDQIQAGTGWRVVTRNDFNGAVVRTLHDVPARPVPAVHSTLSDRVQRAAEGAVDPVPQAAMMVALRPSSGEVLAVAQNAPADAQGAVALTGQYPPGSTFKIATASAALESGGVGIDTPVQCPAKKPFDGRVIPNDKEFDLGTVPLRTAFAKSCNTTFAQLSVDQRKGALTDAAKRLGVGVDFEMTGATTITGAAPEAEATVQRAENGIGQGKVLASPFGMALAAATVANGSMPVPTLVQGTQTKVDAMPQPLSQRTLDQLRPMMREVVTSGTATALGGSGEVLGKTGTAQFGDGTHSHGWFVGYRGDLAFAVLVTDAGASGPAVEAAKRFLSAAP
- a CDS encoding GNAT family N-acetyltransferase; this encodes MLKLAGARLLEERDAVGVRSVLDSDPVAACMVASRVEVAGVHPLRLGGELWGYGSKLDGLCFSGVNLIPLRGRPDAMRAFADRALRRRRVCSSLVGPAEQVLNLWAELEPQWGPAREVRADQPLMVLSEPPRVAPDPLVRPVRPDELDIYLPAAVAMFTEEVGIDPSSDGGAAGYRARVAELIARGRAFARIEGGQVVFKAEIGAMSRSVGQIQGVWVHPDRRSTGIGTAGTAAVADRLVRGFRRTASLYVNDYNIGARIAYRKVGFQELGSFATVLF